One region of Marivirga arenosa genomic DNA includes:
- a CDS encoding RNA polymerase sigma factor, giving the protein MNEENYFKNIYLSQKNKLYRFSFFYMKDEEEAKDAVQEALIKIWDKRSDWDRVENPEAWGMQIVKNICLDRLRKQKTVQKHQDSLKLEKTFGQDPGTISVWQDQWKILQDVLEQLSEKQKTVFILREVEGNSYQEIAETLEISESQVKTDLYRSRKYLKASMQKINDHGIKNFRNLA; this is encoded by the coding sequence ATGAACGAAGAGAACTATTTTAAAAATATTTACCTGAGTCAAAAGAATAAGCTTTATCGCTTCAGCTTCTTTTACATGAAAGATGAAGAAGAGGCTAAAGATGCAGTTCAAGAGGCTTTAATTAAGATTTGGGATAAAAGATCGGATTGGGATAGGGTGGAAAACCCTGAAGCTTGGGGGATGCAAATTGTAAAAAACATTTGCCTTGATAGACTTAGAAAGCAAAAGACAGTTCAAAAGCATCAAGATTCACTCAAGTTAGAAAAGACTTTTGGTCAAGATCCAGGCACAATTTCTGTTTGGCAAGACCAATGGAAAATATTGCAAGACGTTTTAGAGCAACTTAGCGAGAAGCAAAAAACAGTCTTCATATTAAGAGAAGTAGAGGGGAATAGTTATCAGGAAATTGCAGAGACTTTGGAAATTTCAGAGTCACAAGTTAAAACTGATTTATATCGCTCAAGAAAATATTTGAAAGCTAGCATGCAAAAAATAAATGATCATGGCATTAAAAACTTTAGAAATTTGGCTTGA
- a CDS encoding alkene reductase, translating to MDYNQALLKPFKLGDLELKNRVVMAPMTRSRADNEQKAANAELQGLYYKQRASAGLIITEGSQISEKAVGYINTPGIHTKAQTEGWKEVTKMVHDEGGKIFLQLWHVGRMSHPDFHNGELPHAPSAINPNSKSYTPEGFKETETPKEMTLEDIKQTIQDFKNAAANAWEAGFDGVEIHSSNGYLLHQFFSSTSNKRTDEYGGSKENRSKILFEIIDAIKEVMPENRIGLRLNPSLHGIFGMELNEETIPTFDYIIEKLNDYDLAYLHLSEPFNDVSDIEYAVTEIAKRYRPIYKGNLMINAHFDRESGNKVIEEGDADMVAYGKPYISNPDLVERFAAKAELAEYDTDTFYTPGHKGYTDYPKLKEIEA from the coding sequence ATGGATTATAATCAAGCACTCTTAAAACCTTTCAAACTAGGAGACTTAGAATTAAAGAATAGAGTTGTAATGGCTCCAATGACCAGAAGCAGAGCAGATAACGAGCAAAAAGCTGCGAATGCTGAATTACAGGGACTGTATTACAAACAACGTGCTTCTGCAGGATTAATCATTACAGAGGGCTCTCAGATATCAGAAAAAGCGGTTGGATATATTAACACTCCAGGAATTCATACTAAAGCTCAAACTGAGGGATGGAAAGAAGTTACCAAAATGGTGCATGATGAAGGAGGTAAAATATTTCTTCAATTATGGCACGTAGGTAGAATGTCTCATCCAGATTTTCATAATGGTGAACTTCCACATGCACCCTCTGCGATAAATCCAAATTCAAAATCTTATACTCCAGAAGGATTTAAAGAAACTGAAACTCCGAAGGAAATGACATTGGAGGATATCAAACAAACCATTCAGGATTTTAAAAATGCTGCAGCAAATGCTTGGGAAGCTGGATTTGATGGTGTTGAAATACATTCTTCTAACGGATACCTGTTACATCAATTCTTTAGTTCTACTTCTAATAAAAGAACTGATGAATATGGCGGTTCAAAAGAAAATAGATCAAAAATCCTATTCGAAATTATAGATGCAATTAAAGAAGTAATGCCTGAAAACAGAATTGGCTTGAGGTTAAATCCTTCTTTACATGGCATTTTTGGAATGGAATTAAATGAAGAAACAATTCCAACCTTTGATTATATAATAGAAAAATTAAATGATTACGATTTAGCTTATTTACATCTTTCTGAACCATTCAATGATGTATCAGATATAGAGTATGCGGTAACTGAAATCGCCAAAAGATATAGACCTATTTATAAAGGTAATTTGATGATCAACGCTCATTTTGATAGAGAATCAGGCAATAAAGTGATTGAAGAAGGTGATGCTGATATGGTGGCATATGGAAAACCATATATTTCAAATCCTGATTTAGTGGAACGATTTGCTGCGAAAGCTGAGCTAGCAGAATATGATACTGACACCTTCTACACCCCTGGTCATAAAGGCTATACGGACTATCCTAAATTGAAAGAAATAGAAGCATAA
- a CDS encoding TolC family protein, with translation MRNKRLLYIGLGVVFTVFFMTSCKTPSLIEKSVNNSIPEKFSAKQDSTNMAQLNWKEYFSDPHLLALIDTALNRNQELNIMFQEIAIAKFEIGARKGEYLPYLDLKAGSGVEKKARYTPEGASEATTDIEPGREMPEPVPDFQLGAIASWEVDIWRKLRNAKESAVKEYLATQEGKNFLITQLVAEIANSYYELLALDNQLQILNQNIEIQSNALKIVKLQKQASRVTELAVRKFQAEVLNTRSLQYGIKQQIIETENKINYLLGRYPQPIERSTQDIIEILSDSIQAGIPSQLLENRPDIRRAELELAARKLNIKVAKANFYPTLDISAGIGLQAFNPAYLIQTPESMLFNLAGDLVSPLINRRAIKANYYTANAKQIQAVYEYDRTVLNAFMEVKNQLSKVDNLNKSYDLKQQEVQALNESIEIANNLFKSARADYMEVLLTQRDALESKFELVETKREQMNAKVNIYQALGGGWN, from the coding sequence ATGAGGAATAAAAGATTATTATATATAGGATTGGGGGTTGTTTTTACAGTCTTTTTTATGACAAGCTGTAAAACCCCATCATTAATAGAAAAATCGGTTAATAATTCAATTCCTGAAAAATTTAGTGCTAAGCAAGACAGTACTAATATGGCTCAGCTGAACTGGAAAGAATACTTTTCTGACCCACATTTGCTGGCCTTAATTGATACTGCGCTAAATAGAAATCAGGAATTGAATATTATGTTTCAGGAAATCGCCATTGCAAAATTTGAAATAGGAGCTAGGAAGGGAGAGTATCTTCCTTACCTAGATCTTAAAGCAGGAAGTGGTGTTGAAAAAAAAGCGCGCTATACTCCAGAAGGAGCCAGTGAGGCTACTACCGATATTGAACCCGGTAGAGAAATGCCGGAACCTGTTCCAGATTTTCAATTAGGTGCTATTGCATCATGGGAAGTTGATATTTGGCGTAAATTGCGAAATGCTAAAGAATCTGCAGTAAAGGAGTATTTAGCAACTCAAGAAGGTAAGAATTTCTTAATCACTCAATTGGTAGCAGAAATTGCGAATTCCTATTATGAGTTACTGGCTTTAGATAATCAATTACAAATTCTAAATCAGAATATCGAGATTCAATCTAATGCTTTAAAGATTGTAAAACTTCAAAAACAAGCATCGAGGGTTACGGAATTAGCAGTTCGTAAATTTCAAGCTGAAGTATTAAATACGCGCTCTTTGCAGTATGGAATTAAGCAGCAAATAATTGAGACTGAAAATAAAATCAATTATCTGCTTGGTAGATATCCACAGCCTATTGAAAGAAGTACTCAAGATATTATAGAAATATTATCGGACAGTATTCAAGCAGGTATTCCGTCTCAACTATTGGAAAACAGACCGGATATAAGAAGAGCAGAATTGGAATTAGCAGCTAGAAAGCTAAATATTAAAGTAGCTAAAGCTAATTTTTATCCTACTCTTGATATTTCTGCTGGTATAGGATTGCAAGCTTTTAATCCTGCTTATTTAATTCAAACTCCAGAGTCGATGCTGTTTAATTTGGCAGGAGACTTAGTTTCTCCCTTAATTAATAGAAGGGCAATTAAAGCGAATTATTATACAGCCAATGCTAAGCAAATTCAAGCAGTTTATGAATATGATAGAACGGTATTGAATGCTTTCATGGAAGTGAAAAATCAGCTTTCCAAAGTTGATAACTTGAATAAGAGCTATGACTTAAAACAGCAAGAAGTACAGGCACTGAATGAATCCATTGAGATAGCGAATAATCTATTCAAATCTGCCAGGGCAGATTATATGGAGGTACTATTAACCCAAAGAGATGCCTTGGAATCTAAGTTTGAATTAGTAGAAACGAAAAGAGAACAAATGAATGCTAAAGTTAATATTTATCAAGCGCTTGGTGGTGGTTGGAATTAA